The Sphingobium sp. BYY-5 genome contains a region encoding:
- a CDS encoding LysE family translocator: MSLHLWWLYVTAVFLISATPGPNMLHVMTQSIAHGPRKALATMAGLMSAVLLCLIASALGLGALLKASPGLFDILRYAGVVYLVWLGVKAWRAPVGGSANSATNARSPRVLYGTGLLTGLANPKLIIFAAALFPQFIDLNRPFWLQLGILIVSFVAIESFWYSVYALGGLRLARWLEPINRQKLFNRGTGLLFIGFGGALLGARA; the protein is encoded by the coding sequence ATGTCGCTGCATCTCTGGTGGTTGTACGTTACGGCGGTTTTCCTGATCTCGGCCACGCCGGGTCCGAACATGCTGCATGTGATGACGCAGAGCATCGCCCATGGCCCGCGCAAGGCGCTGGCCACGATGGCGGGCTTGATGAGCGCGGTGCTGCTGTGCCTGATAGCGTCGGCGCTGGGCCTTGGCGCGCTGCTGAAGGCGTCGCCGGGGCTGTTCGACATATTGCGCTATGCCGGCGTCGTCTATCTGGTCTGGCTGGGCGTCAAGGCGTGGCGCGCGCCGGTCGGCGGCAGCGCGAACAGCGCCACCAACGCCCGCTCGCCCCGCGTGCTTTATGGGACCGGCCTGCTGACCGGCCTCGCCAATCCCAAGCTCATCATCTTCGCGGCGGCGCTCTTCCCCCAGTTCATCGACCTCAATCGCCCCTTCTGGCTGCAACTGGGCATCCTGATCGTCAGCTTCGTGGCGATCGAGAGCTTCTGGTATTCGGTCTATGCGCTGGGCGGCCTGCGCCTCGCCCGCTGGCTGGAACCGATCAACCGGCAGAAGCTGTTCAATCGCGGCACCGGGCTGCTGTTCATCGGCTTTGGCGGGGCGCTGCTGGGAGCACGGGCGTAA
- a CDS encoding MFS transporter produces MTDRTSSPAYRGVVLAMLLLVYTFNFLDRQILGILAGPIKAELHLTDTQLGALGGIAFALLYSTLAIPLALLADRTSRTWVITVSLAVWSGFTALCGMAGSFAQMFLFRIGVGVGEAGGVAPSYAVISDYFPAHQRARALSIYSLGIPLGSAGGVLLGGYIAQTVEWRTAFIAVGVMGLLIAPVFRLVVREPARPMQAADAVPVSAVFGILAAKRSFWFLALGAACSSMCGYGVAFWLPSLLMRSFGLDILGAGQFLGALLLIGGVAGVLLGGWLGDAMGGRDKAFYAWVPAVSYVVGMPLFVVGVLSNSVGLAFALFLIPQALVYVWLGPVLTAVQHLVPAHMRASAAASFLLINNLVGLGLGSWSVGALSDALTPAYGVEALRYAIVAALGFYLLAGLFMALAGRALRKDWVAA; encoded by the coding sequence ATGACCGACCGAACCTCTTCCCCCGCCTATCGTGGCGTCGTGCTGGCGATGCTGTTGCTGGTCTATACGTTCAATTTCCTCGACCGGCAGATCCTCGGCATCCTGGCCGGGCCGATCAAGGCGGAGTTGCATCTGACCGATACGCAGCTTGGCGCACTGGGCGGCATAGCCTTCGCGCTTCTCTATTCGACGCTGGCGATCCCGCTGGCGCTGCTGGCCGACCGGACCAGCCGGACCTGGGTCATCACCGTCAGCCTCGCCGTCTGGAGCGGCTTTACCGCGCTTTGCGGCATGGCGGGCAGTTTCGCGCAGATGTTCCTGTTCCGCATCGGCGTGGGCGTGGGGGAGGCGGGCGGCGTCGCCCCCTCCTATGCGGTGATCTCCGACTATTTCCCGGCGCATCAGCGGGCGCGGGCGCTGTCCATCTATTCGCTCGGCATCCCTTTGGGATCGGCGGGGGGCGTGCTGCTGGGCGGCTATATCGCGCAGACCGTCGAGTGGCGCACCGCCTTCATCGCGGTTGGCGTCATGGGGCTGCTGATCGCCCCCGTCTTCCGCCTGGTGGTGCGGGAGCCTGCGCGGCCGATGCAGGCGGCGGATGCGGTGCCGGTATCGGCGGTGTTCGGCATCCTCGCGGCCAAGCGCAGTTTCTGGTTCCTGGCGCTGGGTGCGGCATGCAGTTCGATGTGCGGCTATGGCGTCGCCTTCTGGCTGCCCAGCCTGCTGATGCGCAGCTTCGGCCTCGACATCCTTGGGGCAGGGCAGTTTCTGGGCGCGCTGCTGCTGATCGGCGGGGTGGCGGGCGTGCTGCTGGGCGGCTGGCTGGGCGATGCGATGGGCGGCCGGGACAAGGCCTTCTACGCCTGGGTGCCGGCGGTCAGCTATGTGGTGGGGATGCCGCTGTTCGTGGTCGGCGTGCTGTCGAACAGCGTGGGCCTGGCCTTCGCTCTGTTCCTGATCCCGCAGGCTTTGGTCTATGTCTGGCTCGGCCCGGTGCTGACCGCCGTGCAGCATCTCGTCCCCGCCCATATGCGCGCGAGCGCGGCGGCGAGCTTCCTGCTCATCAACAATCTGGTCGGGCTGGGGCTTGGCTCGTGGAGCGTGGGCGCGCTGTCCGATGCATTGACGCCGGCCTATGGGGTGGAGGCGCTGCGCTACGCCATTGTTGCGGCGCTTGGCTTCTATCTGCTCGCGGGGCTGTTCATGGCGCTGGCGGGCAGGGCGTTGCGCAAGGATTGGGTGGCGGCCTGA
- the pheS gene encoding phenylalanine--tRNA ligase subunit alpha, whose product MTEIANLKAGLIADIAAAGTLDALEGLRVGALGKSGVVTGLLKTLGAMSPEERLAKGPPIQDLREAVTAAIADRKAALEQAALDARLASEKIDMTLPADLGAQGSVHAVSQVMDELAEIFADLGFSVATGPEIEDDWHNFTALNIPETHPARAMHDTFYFPDEDGQKKMLLRTHTSPVQIRTMMTTPPPIRIIAPGRVYRSDSDATHTPMFHQIEGLVIDKGITLGHLKWTLETFLKAFFEREDIVLRLRPSYFPFTEPSVEVDVGYTLTNGQRVIGGDGDAPDGGWLEVLGSGMVNRRVIEACGLDPDEWQGFAFGTGVDRLAMLKYGMNDLRAFFDGDLRWLKHYGFSGLDVPTLSGGVGA is encoded by the coding sequence ATGACTGAGATTGCCAATCTGAAAGCCGGCCTGATCGCCGACATCGCCGCCGCCGGCACGCTCGACGCGCTGGAAGGCCTGCGCGTGGGCGCCTTGGGGAAGAGCGGCGTCGTGACCGGCCTGCTCAAGACGCTGGGCGCGATGTCGCCTGAAGAGCGGCTGGCGAAAGGCCCGCCGATCCAGGATTTGCGCGAAGCCGTCACCGCCGCGATCGCGGACAGGAAGGCCGCACTGGAGCAGGCCGCGCTCGACGCCCGCCTCGCGTCGGAAAAGATCGACATGACCCTGCCCGCCGATCTCGGTGCGCAAGGGTCCGTCCATGCCGTCAGCCAGGTGATGGACGAGCTGGCGGAAATCTTCGCGGACCTGGGCTTCTCGGTCGCCACCGGTCCGGAGATCGAGGACGACTGGCATAATTTCACCGCGCTCAACATCCCCGAAACGCACCCGGCGCGCGCCATGCACGACACCTTCTACTTCCCGGACGAGGACGGGCAAAAGAAGATGCTGCTGCGCACCCATACCTCACCGGTGCAGATCCGCACGATGATGACGACGCCCCCGCCGATCCGCATCATCGCGCCCGGCCGCGTCTATCGCAGCGACAGCGACGCGACGCACACGCCGATGTTCCATCAGATCGAGGGGCTGGTGATCGACAAGGGGATCACGCTCGGCCACCTCAAATGGACGCTGGAAACCTTCCTCAAGGCCTTTTTCGAGCGCGAGGATATCGTCCTGCGCCTGCGCCCCAGTTACTTCCCCTTCACCGAACCCTCAGTCGAGGTCGATGTCGGCTATACCCTGACCAATGGCCAGCGCGTGATCGGCGGCGACGGCGATGCGCCCGACGGCGGCTGGCTGGAAGTGCTGGGCAGCGGCATGGTCAACAGGCGGGTGATCGAGGCGTGCGGCCTGGACCCCGACGAGTGGCAGGGCTTCGCCTTCGGCACCGGGGTCGATCGCCTCGCCATGCTCAAATATGGAATGAACGACTTGCGCGCTTTCTTCGACGGCGACCTGCGCTGGCTCAAACACTATGGCTTCTCAGGCCTCGACGTCCCCACGCTGAGCGGAGGAGTGGGCGCATGA
- a CDS encoding aldose 1-epimerase family protein, translating into MSDTRIAIASSALSAQIDPLGAELWSLKDAQGRDLMTDADPRWWTGHAPLLFPFVGRSRGDIYRFDGRDYPMPQHGFARHHAFALVERSDDRVLFRLDADGETRAAYPFDFRLDMGFALEEATLRMTATVTNRGEADMPFSFGYHPAFAWPLPYGGAAEAHRIVFEQPEPAPIRKVGSEPGLIARESVPSLVEGATLAPTHAMFEGDALIWDDLASRSLTWGVPGRPHLKIDFPDTPWLGLWQKPGAHYLCVEPWAGMADPVGFEGDVWDKPGIMRLEPGDSRSFRMDVSLVDV; encoded by the coding sequence TTGTCCGACACCCGCATCGCCATCGCTTCATCCGCCCTGTCCGCGCAGATCGACCCGCTGGGCGCGGAACTCTGGTCGTTGAAGGACGCGCAGGGGCGCGACCTGATGACCGATGCCGATCCGCGCTGGTGGACCGGCCATGCGCCCCTGCTCTTCCCCTTCGTCGGCCGGTCGCGCGGCGATATCTATCGCTTCGACGGACGCGACTATCCGATGCCGCAGCATGGCTTCGCCCGCCACCATGCATTCGCGCTGGTCGAACGCAGCGACGACAGGGTGCTGTTCCGGCTGGACGCGGATGGCGAGACCCGCGCCGCCTATCCCTTCGACTTCCGGCTCGACATGGGCTTTGCGCTGGAGGAAGCGACGCTGCGGATGACCGCCACCGTGACCAACCGGGGTGAGGCGGACATGCCCTTCTCCTTCGGCTATCATCCCGCCTTCGCCTGGCCCCTACCCTATGGCGGCGCGGCGGAGGCGCATCGCATCGTCTTCGAACAGCCCGAACCCGCCCCGATCCGCAAGGTCGGCAGCGAACCCGGCCTGATCGCGCGCGAGTCCGTTCCCTCCCTGGTCGAGGGCGCTACGCTCGCGCCGACCCATGCCATGTTCGAAGGCGACGCGCTGATCTGGGACGATCTCGCCAGCCGGTCGCTGACCTGGGGCGTACCGGGCAGGCCGCATCTCAAGATCGATTTCCCCGACACGCCCTGGCTCGGCCTGTGGCAGAAGCCGGGCGCCCATTATCTGTGCGTCGAACCCTGGGCCGGCATGGCCGATCCGGTCGGGTTCGAGGGCGATGTCTGGGACAAGCCGGGCATCATGCGGCTGGAACCTGGCGATTCACGATCCTTCCGCATGGACGTGAGCCTCGTGGACGTGTAA
- the pheT gene encoding phenylalanine--tRNA ligase subunit beta, producing the protein MKFTLSWLKTHLNTDADLATILKTLNAIGLEVEGVENPAEKLGAFKIAKVLTAERHPQADKLQVLTVDHGDGTPLQVVCGAPNARAGLIGVFGVEGAVVPVNGMVLKKTAIRGVESNGMMCSTRELELGEDHDGIIELPADAPVGQVYAQWAGLDDPVIDVSITPNRQDCMGVRGIARDLAAAGLGTLNAIIVPTIEGAGPGPDVRTDDTDGCPAFFARTVRGVTNGASPEWMSKRLKAIGQKPISTLVDITNYIMIDLGRPLHVYDMAPLKGGLVARKGKPGEEVLALNGKSYTVDETMTVIADDEAVHDIGGIMGGEHSGAQDGTTDVLIECAYFTPERIAVTGQKLALTSDARGRFERGVDPAFLDDGLSIATSLVVSLCGGTPSEATRAGTPPATQKTVLYTPDQCLALAGVDVPADEQKSILQSLGFGVEGDASYVDYQDGVPVTMPERWTISVPTWRRDVDSWPDIVEEVVRIVGLDQVPSTPLPRVPGVARPTATPEQLVERRVRRTAAARGLAEAINWSFISDKEAAAVGGGDWTLANPISEDLKVMRPSLLPGLLSATKRNIDRSATSVRLFELGRRYFKQGERATVGFVLAGEKTARGWQSGKAQSFEAFDAKAEVIALLAAAGAPVGNLQSFGEASAAYHPGQSGTLRLGPKVALAEYGVLHPSLAKQFGLTGTVVAGEIFLDVIPAKRKSGFMRAPYAPPALQAVKRDFAFLVPKAVEADALVRAVRGADKKSIVDARLFDVFVGPGVDDGSKSLAIEVTLQPGEKSFSQEELEAISAAVVKAAQKLGGSLRG; encoded by the coding sequence ATGAAGTTCACCCTCTCCTGGCTCAAGACGCATCTCAACACCGATGCTGACCTTGCGACGATCCTCAAGACGCTGAACGCCATCGGGCTGGAGGTCGAGGGTGTCGAGAATCCGGCGGAGAAGCTGGGCGCGTTCAAGATCGCGAAGGTGCTGACCGCCGAGCGTCATCCGCAGGCCGACAAGTTGCAGGTGCTGACCGTCGATCATGGCGACGGTACGCCTCTTCAGGTCGTCTGCGGCGCGCCCAATGCACGTGCCGGGCTGATCGGCGTGTTCGGGGTCGAGGGCGCGGTGGTGCCGGTCAATGGCATGGTCCTGAAGAAGACCGCGATCCGTGGCGTCGAATCCAACGGCATGATGTGCTCCACGCGCGAGCTGGAACTGGGCGAGGATCATGACGGCATCATCGAGCTTCCCGCCGACGCGCCGGTGGGACAGGTCTATGCGCAATGGGCGGGTCTCGACGATCCGGTCATCGACGTGTCGATCACCCCCAACCGTCAGGATTGCATGGGCGTGCGCGGCATCGCCCGCGATCTGGCGGCGGCGGGCCTGGGCACACTCAACGCCATCATCGTGCCGACCATCGAAGGCGCGGGTCCGGGACCAGACGTGCGTACGGACGACACGGACGGCTGCCCCGCCTTCTTCGCGCGCACCGTGCGCGGCGTCACCAATGGCGCGTCGCCCGAATGGATGAGCAAGCGCCTGAAGGCGATCGGGCAGAAGCCGATCAGCACCCTGGTCGACATCACCAACTATATCATGATCGACCTCGGCCGCCCGCTCCACGTCTATGACATGGCGCCCCTCAAAGGGGGTCTCGTCGCGCGCAAAGGCAAGCCGGGCGAAGAGGTGCTGGCGCTCAACGGCAAGAGCTACACCGTCGACGAGACGATGACCGTCATCGCCGATGATGAGGCTGTGCATGATATCGGCGGCATCATGGGCGGCGAACATTCGGGCGCGCAGGACGGCACGACCGACGTGCTGATCGAATGCGCCTATTTCACGCCGGAGCGGATCGCCGTGACCGGACAGAAACTCGCCCTCACCAGCGACGCGCGCGGCCGGTTCGAGCGCGGAGTCGATCCCGCTTTCCTGGATGACGGCCTGTCGATCGCGACCAGCCTGGTCGTCAGCCTGTGCGGCGGCACGCCCAGCGAAGCGACCCGCGCCGGCACCCCGCCCGCGACACAGAAGACCGTCCTCTATACGCCCGACCAGTGCCTGGCGCTGGCCGGGGTGGACGTGCCCGCCGACGAACAGAAAAGCATCCTGCAAAGCCTGGGCTTCGGGGTCGAGGGCGACGCATCCTATGTCGACTATCAGGACGGCGTGCCCGTCACCATGCCCGAACGCTGGACGATCAGTGTCCCGACCTGGCGCCGCGACGTCGATAGCTGGCCCGATATCGTCGAGGAAGTGGTGCGCATCGTCGGCCTCGACCAGGTGCCTTCCACCCCGTTGCCGCGCGTGCCGGGCGTCGCCCGCCCGACCGCCACGCCGGAACAACTGGTGGAACGCCGCGTGCGCCGCACCGCCGCCGCGCGGGGCCTGGCGGAAGCGATCAACTGGTCCTTCATCTCGGACAAGGAAGCCGCCGCCGTGGGCGGGGGCGACTGGACGCTGGCCAATCCGATTTCCGAAGACCTCAAGGTCATGCGGCCCTCGCTGCTGCCCGGCCTGCTGTCGGCGACCAAGCGCAATATCGATCGCAGCGCCACGAGCGTCCGCCTGTTCGAACTGGGCCGCCGCTATTTCAAACAGGGCGAGCGCGCGACCGTCGGCTTCGTGCTGGCGGGCGAAAAGACCGCGCGCGGCTGGCAGTCGGGCAAGGCACAGTCGTTCGAGGCCTTTGACGCCAAGGCGGAAGTGATCGCCCTGCTCGCCGCCGCCGGTGCGCCGGTCGGCAATCTCCAGAGCTTCGGCGAAGCTTCGGCCGCCTATCATCCCGGCCAGTCGGGCACGCTGCGCCTCGGCCCCAAGGTGGCGCTCGCCGAATATGGCGTGCTGCACCCCAGCCTCGCCAAGCAGTTCGGCCTGACCGGCACCGTCGTCGCGGGCGAGATTTTCCTCGACGTCATCCCGGCCAAGCGCAAGTCGGGCTTCATGCGCGCGCCCTATGCGCCGCCCGCCTTGCAGGCGGTGAAGCGCGACTTCGCCTTCCTGGTGCCGAAGGCTGTCGAGGCCGATGCGCTCGTGCGCGCGGTCAGGGGCGCGGACAAGAAGAGCATCGTCGACGCCCGCTTGTTCGACGTCTTCGTCGGACCGGGCGTGGACGACGGCAGCAAGTCGCTCGCCATCGAGGTCACGCTCCAGCCGGGCGAGAAGAGCTTTTCCCAGGAAGAGCTGGAAGCGATCAGCGCCGCCGTGGTCAAGGCCGCGCAGAAGCTGGGCGGTTCCTTGCGGGGATAA
- a CDS encoding GIY-YIG nuclease family protein produces the protein MKREISPTVYILASRRNGTLYTGVTADLIKRLYEHRNGLIEGFTKDYGVRRLVWFEPHDSMDSAILREKRIKEWNRQWKIELIEAGNPDWDDLALGFGFEPLSSLRGD, from the coding sequence ATGAAGCGCGAGATCAGCCCAACCGTCTATATCCTTGCCAGCCGACGCAACGGCACGCTCTACACTGGCGTCACGGCTGACCTGATAAAGCGGCTATACGAGCACCGAAACGGCTTGATCGAAGGCTTCACCAAAGACTACGGCGTCAGGCGCCTGGTCTGGTTCGAACCGCATGACAGCATGGACAGCGCCATCCTGCGAGAGAAACGGATCAAGGAATGGAACAGGCAGTGGAAGATTGAGCTGATCGAAGCCGGCAATCCCGATTGGGACGATCTGGCACTAGGCTTTGGCTTTGAGCCTTTGTCCTCTTTACGTGGCGATTGA
- a CDS encoding peptide chain release factor 3, producing MTIPSRRTFAIISHPDAGKTTLTEKLLLEGGAIHLAGEVKARGQNRRARSDWMKIEQQRGISVTSSVMTFERTRDGETITFNLLDTPGHEDFSEDTYRTLTAVDSAVMVIDAAKGIEPQTRKLFEVCRLRNVPIITFVNKVDREGRETFGLLDEVADQLQLDVCPMSWPVGMGGEFEGIYDFATNRLMQPTGPSKEFDGTRHQFTGLDDPKLADFLSPQGLAKLREEAELSQGGYAHFDLARYRHGDLTPVYFGSALKLFGVTELIDALSAHAPPPRAQPAEPAAVEPEQSEVTGFIFKVQANMDPMHRDRIAFMRLVSGKFKRGMKLTPSGSGKPLAVHSPILFFAQDRELADEAFPGDIIGIPNHGALRVGDTLSEKPGLRFTGLPNFAPEILRRVALKDPTKTKQLRKALDDLSEEGVIQVFYPEIGSNWIVGVVGQLQLEVLISRLEAEYKVAAGLEQSPFDTARWISGDDAAVKDLVSYNGANMAKDRDGNLVFMAKSTWDIGYQQERHPKVKFSATKER from the coding sequence ATGACCATCCCATCCCGCCGCACCTTCGCGATCATTTCCCACCCGGATGCGGGCAAGACCACGCTCACCGAAAAGCTGCTGCTGGAAGGCGGCGCGATCCATCTGGCAGGGGAAGTCAAGGCGCGCGGGCAGAACCGCCGCGCCCGGTCGGACTGGATGAAGATCGAGCAGCAGCGCGGCATTTCCGTCACCTCCTCCGTCATGACGTTCGAACGGACGCGCGATGGGGAGACAATCACCTTCAACCTGCTCGACACGCCGGGGCATGAGGATTTCAGCGAGGATACCTATCGCACCCTGACCGCCGTCGACAGCGCCGTCATGGTGATCGACGCCGCCAAGGGCATCGAGCCGCAGACGCGCAAATTGTTCGAGGTCTGCCGCCTGCGCAACGTCCCCATCATCACCTTCGTCAACAAGGTGGACCGAGAGGGCCGCGAAACCTTCGGCCTGCTGGACGAGGTGGCGGACCAGCTCCAGCTCGACGTCTGTCCGATGAGCTGGCCGGTCGGCATGGGCGGCGAGTTCGAGGGGATTTACGACTTCGCGACCAACCGGCTGATGCAGCCCACGGGGCCATCCAAGGAGTTTGACGGCACCCGCCACCAGTTCACCGGCCTCGATGATCCGAAGCTGGCCGATTTTCTTTCGCCGCAAGGGCTGGCGAAGCTGCGCGAGGAAGCGGAACTTTCCCAGGGCGGCTATGCCCATTTCGACCTCGCCCGCTATCGTCATGGCGACCTGACGCCGGTCTATTTCGGCTCAGCCTTGAAGCTGTTCGGCGTCACCGAACTGATCGACGCGCTCTCCGCCCACGCCCCGCCGCCGCGCGCCCAGCCCGCCGAACCTGCGGCCGTGGAGCCGGAGCAGAGCGAAGTCACTGGCTTCATCTTCAAGGTGCAGGCCAATATGGACCCGATGCACCGCGACCGCATCGCCTTCATGCGGCTGGTGTCGGGCAAGTTCAAACGCGGCATGAAGCTGACGCCGAGCGGATCGGGCAAGCCGCTCGCCGTCCATTCGCCCATCCTTTTCTTCGCGCAGGATCGCGAACTGGCGGACGAGGCCTTCCCCGGCGACATCATCGGCATCCCCAACCATGGCGCGCTGCGCGTGGGCGACACGCTGAGCGAAAAGCCGGGCCTGCGCTTCACCGGCCTGCCCAATTTCGCGCCCGAAATATTGCGCCGCGTGGCGCTGAAAGACCCGACCAAGACCAAGCAGTTGCGCAAGGCGCTGGACGACCTCAGCGAAGAGGGTGTGATCCAGGTCTTCTACCCCGAAATCGGCAGCAACTGGATCGTCGGCGTGGTCGGCCAGCTCCAGCTCGAAGTGCTGATCTCGCGCCTTGAGGCGGAATATAAGGTCGCGGCGGGGCTGGAACAGTCGCCCTTCGACACCGCCCGCTGGATCAGCGGCGACGATGCGGCGGTCAAGGATCTCGTCTCCTATAACGGCGCCAACATGGCCAAGGACCGCGACGGCAACCTCGTCTTCATGGCCAAGAGCACCTGGGACATCGGCTACCAGCAGGAACGCCACCCCAAGGTGAAGTTCAGCGCGACGAAAGAGCGCTAG
- the rplT gene encoding 50S ribosomal protein L20, with translation MARVKRGVTTRAKHKRILDQAKGYYGRRKNTIRIARQAVEKAGQYAYRDRKVKKRTFRGLWIQRINAGVRAEGLTYSQFMHGLKLAGVELDRKVLADIAMHEGEAFSAIIAQAKAALPAA, from the coding sequence ATGGCACGCGTCAAACGGGGTGTAACCACCCGCGCCAAGCATAAGCGGATTCTGGATCAGGCGAAGGGCTATTATGGCCGTCGCAAGAATACGATCCGTATCGCCCGCCAGGCCGTCGAAAAGGCCGGCCAGTACGCTTACCGCGACCGTAAGGTCAAGAAGCGCACTTTCCGTGGCCTGTGGATCCAGCGCATCAACGCCGGCGTCCGCGCCGAAGGCCTGACCTATTCGCAGTTCATGCACGGCCTGAAGCTGGCCGGCGTGGAGCTGGACCGCAAGGTTCTGGCCGACATCGCGATGCACGAAGGCGAGGCGTTTAGCGCCATCATCGCCCAGGCGAAGGCTGCGCTGCCCGCAGCCTGA